In the genome of Cupriavidus malaysiensis, one region contains:
- a CDS encoding PRC-barrel domain-containing protein, producing MTQHDPTNVPGAPGAAIRDPANVPGASGAEITGSGVGEGPGPDVMAASTLEGNKVYASDGVDIGSIAEIMLDVRSGRIAYAVLSTGGFLGIGDKLHALPWSSLTLDTDAKCFRIHQPSEAIKNAPGFDKNHWPAMAQSEWGLAVHAYYGERPYWINE from the coding sequence ATGACGCAACACGATCCAACCAATGTGCCCGGCGCTCCCGGTGCAGCGATTCGAGATCCAGCCAATGTGCCCGGCGCCTCCGGTGCAGAGATTACGGGCAGCGGAGTGGGCGAAGGTCCTGGCCCGGACGTGATGGCGGCCTCCACGCTGGAAGGCAACAAGGTCTACGCCAGCGATGGGGTCGATATCGGCAGCATTGCCGAGATCATGCTGGATGTGCGTAGCGGGCGCATCGCCTATGCGGTGCTTTCGACCGGCGGCTTCCTCGGCATCGGCGACAAGCTGCACGCCTTGCCCTGGAGCTCGCTGACGCTGGATACGGATGCGAAGTGCTTCCGCATCCATCAGCCATCCGAAGCCATCAAGAACGCACCGGGCTTCGACAAGAACCACTGGCCGGCCATGGCACAGTCGGAATGGGGACTGGCCGTGCATGCCTACTATGGCGAGCGGCCTTATTGGATCAACGAATAG
- a CDS encoding glycosyltransferase family 2 protein, whose product MPHSLRHATGGRSGRPAQMAGARPPRRRAAAHDATDDATHGTTHDATHDATHDDPGPPCRISVVVLTHNRCDALRHTLRQLTELPERPPIVVVDNASSDATVAMLAADFPQVSLLRAPANLGAAGRNLGAAAACTPYVAFCDDDTWWHPGSLALSVALLERHPTIGALSARVLVGPECRDDPTCVRMGCSPLSSVGLPGRAILGLMAGATVFRREAFQQAHGYHPRFFIGSEESLLSLDLAVLGWTMVYVPELVVHHHPSPLRESERRHQLTLRNAIWCAWLRLPAFQAASASLHGLPELWRQGGWAACRDLLRGVPWVLRERRVVPPRVLAMQQLVAR is encoded by the coding sequence ATGCCACATTCCCTACGCCACGCGACCGGCGGCCGCAGCGGACGCCCGGCGCAAATGGCCGGCGCGCGCCCTCCTCGCCGGCGGGCCGCCGCCCATGACGCCACCGATGACGCCACCCATGGCACCACCCATGACGCCACCCACGACGCCACCCATGACGACCCCGGCCCGCCCTGCAGGATCAGTGTGGTGGTGCTGACCCATAACCGCTGCGACGCCTTGCGCCACACCCTGCGGCAATTGACCGAGTTGCCGGAGCGACCGCCCATCGTGGTGGTGGACAACGCCTCCTCCGACGCCACCGTGGCGATGCTCGCCGCGGACTTCCCGCAGGTGTCGCTGCTGCGCGCCCCGGCCAACCTGGGCGCGGCGGGCCGCAACCTCGGCGCGGCCGCTGCCTGCACGCCCTACGTCGCGTTCTGCGACGACGACACCTGGTGGCACCCCGGTTCCCTTGCGCTCTCGGTCGCACTGCTCGAGCGCCACCCCACCATCGGCGCCCTGAGCGCGCGCGTGCTGGTGGGCCCGGAATGCCGCGACGATCCGACCTGCGTGCGCATGGGCTGCAGCCCGCTGTCCTCGGTAGGCCTGCCCGGGCGCGCCATACTCGGTCTGATGGCGGGCGCCACCGTCTTCCGCCGCGAGGCCTTCCAGCAGGCACATGGCTACCATCCGCGCTTCTTCATCGGCAGCGAGGAAAGCCTGCTTTCCCTCGACCTTGCCGTCCTCGGCTGGACGATGGTCTATGTGCCGGAGCTGGTAGTCCACCACCATCCGAGCCCGTTACGCGAAAGCGAGCGCCGCCACCAGCTCACCTTGCGCAACGCCATCTGGTGCGCCTGGTTGCGCCTGCCGGCTTTCCAGGCCGCGAGCGCCAGCCTGCACGGCCTGCCCGAGCTATGGCGCCAAGGCGGCTGGGCCGCCTGCCGCGACCTGCTGCGGGGCGTGCCCTGGGTGTTGCGCGAGCGGCGCGTGGTGCCACCACGCGTGCTGGCCATGCAGCAACTGGTGGCGCGCTGA